The Henckelia pumila isolate YLH828 chromosome 2, ASM3356847v2, whole genome shotgun sequence genome includes a window with the following:
- the LOC140884093 gene encoding kiwellin-like: MGSEILIISVLISSFMSLGISLSSCNGPCQTLNDCAGQLICINGRCNDDPDVGTHTCGGGSTPAPPSGGGSCQPYGTLYCSGQSYPKYSCSPPVTSSTPAKLTLNDFSAGGDGGGPSECDDQYHSNGESVVALSTGWYAGGSRCGRMIRITAKNGRSTTAKVVDECDSRNGCDAEHAYQPPCRNNIVDGSDAVWKALGLNEDLGVVDITWSMA, from the coding sequence ATGGGGTCTGAGATTTTAATAATAAGCGTTTTGATATCCTCTTTCATGAGTCTCGGGATCTCCCTTTCCTCCTGCAATGGCCCTTGCCAGACACTAAACGATTGCGCGGGACAACTGATATGCATCAATGGAAGATGCAACGACGATCCCGACGTGGGAACTCACACATGCGGCGGCGGAAGCACCCCCGCGCCGCCTTCCGGCGGAGGGAGTTGTCAGCCATACGGCACCCTCTACTGCAGCGGCCAGTCTTACCCTAAATACAGCTGCTCTCCACCGGTCACATCCTCCACGCCCGCCAAACTCACCCTCAACGACTTCAGCGCCGGCGGAGACGGCGGTGGCCCGTCCGAATGTGACGATCAATATCACAGCAACGGCGAAAGTGTCGTCGCATTGTCTACCGGATGGTACGCCGGCGGGTCGAGGTGCGGGAGGATGATAAGGATCACGGCCAAGAATGGGCGTAGCACGACGGCGAAGGTGGTGGACGAATGCGACTCCAGGAACGGCTGCGACGCCGAACACGCGTACCAGCCGCCGTGTCGGAATAATATAGTGGATGGGTCTGACGCCGTGTGGAAGGCTCTGGGGCTGAACGAGGATTTGGGGGTGGTTGATATTACATGGTCAATGGCCTGa